A genome region from Stenotrophomonas maltophilia includes the following:
- a CDS encoding AraC family transcriptional regulator — protein sequence MVDQTFIALIDPTLADAGDGPAVLSSQLRATGRRRTARHRHVRGQLLGAHHGVLRIEAGDLQWLLPAGHVAWIPPSLPHALAEAEEFDGWSLYFSAATCLELPATPRIFQPSALLQSATARALQWPHAPLDAAQARLAGVIADEIAASTPLPLALPQPRDRRLRQIAAALARAPHDNRTVEAWAASSGLSGRSLARHWLAETGMTLGQWRQRLRVLLALPRLLAGDPVIGVALSMGYDTPSAFIAVFKREMGVTPARYGEG from the coding sequence ATGGTAGATCAGACATTCATCGCGTTGATCGATCCCACCCTGGCGGACGCCGGCGATGGTCCCGCGGTGCTGTCGTCGCAACTGCGCGCAACCGGACGACGCCGTACAGCACGCCACCGGCATGTGCGCGGCCAGCTGCTGGGTGCCCACCACGGCGTGCTGCGCATCGAAGCGGGGGATCTGCAGTGGCTGCTTCCTGCGGGGCACGTCGCATGGATACCGCCCTCGCTGCCCCACGCACTGGCGGAGGCAGAGGAGTTCGATGGCTGGAGCCTGTACTTCAGCGCCGCGACCTGCCTGGAACTGCCTGCGACGCCACGTATTTTCCAGCCCAGCGCGCTGCTGCAGTCGGCGACGGCGCGGGCGCTGCAATGGCCCCATGCGCCACTGGATGCTGCGCAGGCACGCCTGGCCGGCGTGATCGCCGATGAGATTGCCGCCAGCACGCCGCTGCCGCTGGCCCTGCCACAACCGCGTGACCGGCGCCTGCGCCAGATCGCCGCCGCGCTGGCTCGCGCGCCGCACGACAACCGCACCGTCGAGGCCTGGGCCGCCAGCAGTGGCCTGTCGGGCCGCAGCCTGGCCCGCCACTGGCTGGCCGAGACCGGCATGACGCTGGGCCAGTGGCGACAGCGACTGCGTGTGCTGCTGGCGCTGCCACGCCTGCTGGCAGGTGATCCGGTGATCGGTGTTGCGCTGTCGATGGGGTACGACACGCCCAGCGCCTTCATCGCCGTGTTCAAGCGCGAGATGGGGGTGACGCCTGCGCGGTATGGGGAGGGGTGA
- a CDS encoding TIGR00645 family protein, with product MSANRPPLSPLSTLIFASRWLQLPLYLGLIVAQCVYVFLFGKELWHLISHSVSMGEQQIMLIVLGLIDVVMISNLLVMVIVGGYETFVSRLRLEGHPDQPEWLSHVNASVLKVKLAMAIIGISSIHLLKTFIASGALGGIPLCTPEQMSVAAANIGVARCSMLTQDGVLWQTIIHCVFILSAIGIAWTDKLMSNSHSKPHDKSHDH from the coding sequence ATGAGTGCAAACCGCCCGCCGCTCTCCCCCTTGTCCACGCTGATCTTCGCCTCGCGCTGGCTGCAGCTGCCGCTGTACCTGGGCCTGATCGTGGCGCAGTGCGTCTACGTGTTCCTGTTCGGCAAGGAACTGTGGCACCTGATCTCGCACTCGGTGTCGATGGGCGAGCAGCAGATCATGCTGATCGTGCTGGGCCTGATCGACGTGGTGATGATCTCCAACCTGCTGGTGATGGTGATCGTCGGCGGCTACGAGACCTTCGTCTCGCGCCTGCGCCTGGAAGGCCACCCGGACCAGCCGGAATGGCTGAGCCACGTCAACGCCAGCGTGCTCAAGGTGAAGCTGGCGATGGCGATCATCGGCATCTCCTCGATCCACCTGCTGAAGACCTTCATCGCCAGCGGTGCGCTGGGCGGCATCCCGCTGTGCACGCCGGAGCAGATGAGCGTCGCCGCTGCCAACATCGGTGTCGCCCGCTGCTCGATGCTGACCCAGGATGGCGTGCTGTGGCAGACCATCATCCACTGCGTGTTCATCCTGTCGGCGATCGGCATCGCCTGGACCGACAAGCTGATGTCAAACAGCCACAGCAAGCCCCACGACAAGTCGCACGACCACTGA
- a CDS encoding energy transducer TonB, whose product MSHVSMITAARRWLPVALALALAACSGKEESAAPAAATAPAAAAPAAPAVAAKVQSMGTEQLRESASQALRENRMYAPAGDNAIEYYLALRDKTPDDASVKSALTDLLPYTLIAAEQHLSREDYTEAQRLVALIEKVDASAPALPRLKDGLAKGVQNAAKRTEAEAEKAKKDAEDRSKQQTEQQRLSEQRAKEADAAKQIAAQQDAARRDNERQEAERQAAARREAEQKQQQAAAQQASAARQAAAPAAPTLRPVSTPAPRYPGEALRSGTSGEVLVEITVGTDGSVVNARVLRATPGRVFDREALNAVKRWRFEPVSAPVTTRRTLVFAPGNN is encoded by the coding sequence ATGTCGCACGTCTCAATGATCACCGCCGCGCGCCGGTGGCTGCCGGTTGCCCTGGCACTGGCACTGGCCGCCTGCTCGGGCAAGGAAGAATCCGCAGCGCCTGCTGCCGCCACGGCGCCTGCCGCTGCCGCACCCGCCGCACCGGCGGTTGCTGCCAAGGTGCAGTCCATGGGCACCGAGCAGCTGCGCGAGTCGGCCAGCCAGGCGCTGCGCGAGAACCGCATGTATGCACCGGCCGGCGACAACGCCATCGAGTACTACCTCGCCCTGCGTGACAAGACGCCGGACGACGCCTCGGTGAAGAGCGCACTGACCGACCTGCTGCCGTACACCCTGATCGCCGCCGAGCAACACCTGAGCCGCGAGGACTACACCGAAGCGCAGCGCCTGGTGGCACTGATCGAGAAGGTGGATGCCTCCGCGCCGGCCCTGCCGCGCCTGAAGGACGGCCTGGCCAAGGGCGTGCAGAACGCAGCCAAGCGCACCGAAGCGGAAGCCGAGAAGGCCAAGAAGGATGCCGAGGACCGCAGCAAGCAGCAGACTGAGCAGCAGCGCCTGAGCGAGCAGCGCGCCAAGGAAGCCGACGCCGCCAAGCAGATTGCCGCGCAGCAGGATGCCGCGCGCCGCGACAACGAGCGCCAGGAAGCCGAGCGCCAGGCCGCCGCCCGCCGCGAGGCTGAGCAGAAGCAGCAGCAGGCTGCCGCCCAGCAGGCCAGCGCCGCACGCCAGGCCGCCGCACCGGCAGCGCCCACCCTGCGCCCGGTCAGCACACCGGCGCCGCGCTATCCGGGCGAAGCCCTGCGTTCGGGAACCTCCGGCGAAGTGCTGGTGGAGATCACCGTCGGCACCGATGGCTCGGTGGTGAATGCTCGCGTGCTGCGCGCGACGCCGGGACGCGTGTTCGACCGTGAAGCCCTGAACGCGGTCAAGCGTTGGCGCTTCGAGCCGGTCAGCGCGCCGGTGACCACCCGCCGTACACTGGTGTTCGCGCCGGGCAACAACTGA
- a CDS encoding ABC transporter permease — MSMMSTLMTVMRKELRDLSRDRRTLALTLLFGPLLYPLLILGMGKLSESRVRTQIEQPLQIPTIGAEHAPNLVRFLAAQGLNAAAAPKDLAEAIRSQDIDVALRISPDFGKDWADGKPALVEVIRDSTRRAAEVPTARLQAALATYNGQVGALRLMARGIDAQVARPLDVASQDMASAEAKRGLMLSALLPILLTLTSFLGGAYLVMDTTAGERERQSLEPLLATPGSRSAIVSGKIAAACMVGFASLLLTLAAFKVSAQIAPGNIGRQLNMNIVAMVQMLLVMLPMLLIGTSLLTFLAAAAKSMKEAQSHMTWLMLLPMLPGYALIAYPVKSQPWQYAVPFLSQNQMLLKVIRHETITPSVWAIYLGASLGLAAVLWFAAVRRYHNERLAISG, encoded by the coding sequence ATGAGCATGATGTCGACCTTGATGACGGTGATGCGCAAAGAGCTGCGTGACCTCTCGCGCGACCGCCGCACGCTGGCGCTGACGCTGCTTTTCGGTCCGCTGCTGTACCCGCTGCTGATCCTGGGCATGGGCAAGCTGTCCGAAAGCCGCGTCCGCACGCAGATCGAGCAGCCGCTGCAGATTCCCACCATCGGTGCCGAGCACGCGCCGAACCTGGTGCGCTTCCTGGCGGCCCAGGGCCTGAATGCCGCTGCGGCGCCGAAGGATCTGGCCGAGGCCATCCGCTCGCAGGACATCGACGTGGCGCTGCGCATCAGCCCGGACTTCGGCAAGGACTGGGCCGATGGCAAGCCGGCGCTGGTGGAGGTGATCCGCGACAGCACGCGGCGTGCCGCCGAGGTGCCCACTGCGCGCCTGCAGGCGGCGTTGGCCACCTACAACGGGCAAGTGGGAGCGCTGCGGCTGATGGCGCGTGGCATCGACGCCCAGGTTGCACGGCCGCTGGACGTGGCCAGCCAGGACATGGCCAGTGCCGAAGCCAAGCGTGGCCTGATGCTGTCGGCGCTGCTGCCGATCCTGCTGACCCTCACCTCGTTCCTCGGCGGCGCCTACCTGGTGATGGACACCACCGCCGGCGAGCGTGAGCGTCAGTCGCTGGAGCCGCTGCTGGCCACGCCGGGATCGCGCAGCGCCATTGTCAGCGGCAAGATCGCCGCCGCCTGCATGGTCGGCTTTGCCTCGCTGCTGTTGACCCTGGCCGCGTTCAAGGTGAGCGCGCAGATTGCACCGGGCAACATCGGCCGCCAGCTCAACATGAACATCGTCGCCATGGTGCAGATGCTGCTGGTGATGTTGCCGATGCTGCTGATCGGCACCTCGCTGCTGACGTTCCTGGCCGCAGCCGCCAAGAGCATGAAGGAAGCGCAGAGCCATATGACCTGGTTGATGCTGCTGCCGATGCTGCCGGGCTATGCGCTGATTGCCTACCCGGTGAAGAGCCAGCCGTGGCAGTACGCAGTACCGTTCCTGTCGCAGAACCAGATGTTGCTGAAGGTGATCCGCCACGAGACCATCACCCCCTCGGTGTGGGCGATCTACCTCGGCGCCAGCCTCGGCCTGGCCGCCGTGCTGTGGTTCGCCGCCGTGCGCCGCTACCACAACGAACGCCTGGCGATCTCCGGTTGA
- a CDS encoding glutathione binding-like protein, with product MIDLYYWPTPNGHKVTLLLEEAGLEYRIHPVNIGSGDQFKPEFLAISPNNKMPAIVDQAPADGGAPQSVFESGAILLYLAEKTGRFLPSDPRGRVTTLEWLFWQMAGLGPMSGQMGHFNVYAPEKIPYAIERYDNEVRRLHGVMDKRLAQHAFLAGDAYTIADMASYPWIGAYDKLPVDFTAFPNLKRWHETIAARPATQRAYALRQQVNPNAGKPLSDEERKHLFGQR from the coding sequence ATGATCGACCTGTATTACTGGCCCACCCCGAACGGCCACAAAGTGACCCTGCTGCTGGAAGAAGCCGGCCTGGAGTACCGCATCCACCCGGTCAACATCGGCTCGGGCGACCAGTTCAAGCCGGAATTCCTCGCGATCTCGCCGAACAACAAGATGCCGGCCATCGTCGACCAGGCCCCGGCCGATGGCGGTGCTCCCCAGAGCGTGTTCGAGTCTGGCGCGATCCTGCTGTACCTGGCCGAGAAGACCGGCCGCTTCCTGCCCAGCGACCCCCGCGGCCGCGTCACCACCCTGGAGTGGCTGTTCTGGCAGATGGCCGGCCTGGGCCCGATGAGTGGCCAGATGGGCCACTTCAACGTGTACGCGCCGGAAAAGATCCCGTATGCCATCGAGCGCTACGACAACGAAGTGCGTCGCCTGCACGGAGTGATGGACAAGCGCCTGGCCCAGCACGCGTTCCTGGCCGGCGACGCGTACACCATCGCTGACATGGCCAGCTACCCGTGGATCGGCGCCTACGACAAGCTGCCGGTGGATTTCACCGCGTTCCCGAACCTCAAGCGCTGGCATGAAACCATTGCCGCACGCCCGGCCACCCAGCGTGCCTATGCCCTGCGCCAGCAGGTGAACCCGAACGCCGGCAAGCCGCTCAGCGACGAGGAGCGCAAGCACCTGTTCGGCCAGCGCTGA
- a CDS encoding S9 family peptidase encodes MRHLFTSLALMLATTTAAHAEKLTLEAITGPLPLSGPTLMKPKVAPDGSQVSFLRGKDSDRNQLDLWTYDIGSGQTRLLVDSKVVLPGTETLSDEEKARRERQRIAAMTGIVDYQWSPDAQRLLFPLGGELYLYDLKQQGQAAVRQLTHGEGFATDAKLSPKGGFVSFIRGRNLWVIDLASDKQLQLTRDGSTTIGNGVAEFVADEEMDRHTGYWWAPDDSAIAFARIDESPVPVQKRYEVYADRTDVIEQRYPAAGDANVRVQLGVIAPAADAQPRWVDLGKEQDIYLARVDWRDAQHLSFQRQSRDQKQLDLVEVALDSNRQRVLAHETSPTWVPLHNSLRFLDDGSVLWSSERTGFQHLYRIDSKGKATALTHGNWPVDELLAVDEKAGKAYFRAGIETSRESQIYAVSLQGGEPQRLSKAPGMHSASFARNASVYVDSWSNSSTPPQIELFRANGEKIATLVENDLTDPKHPYARYRDAQRPVEFGTLMAADGKTPLNYSLIKPAGFDPSKRYPVAVYVYGGPASQTVTDSWPGRGDHLFNQYLAQQGYVVFSLDNRGTPRRGRDFGGALYGKQGTVEVTDQLRGVAWLKQQPWVDPARIGVQGWSNGGYMTLMLLAKASDSYACGVAGAPVTDWGLYDSHYTERYMDLPARNEAGYREARVLTHIDGLRSPLLLIHGMADDNVLFTNSTSLMSALQKRAQPFELMTYPGAKHGLSGADALHRYRVAEAFLGRCLKP; translated from the coding sequence ATGCGCCACCTGTTCACTTCGCTCGCCCTCATGCTCGCCACCACAACCGCCGCCCACGCTGAAAAGCTGACCCTGGAAGCCATCACCGGCCCGCTGCCGCTGTCCGGCCCGACCCTGATGAAGCCCAAGGTGGCGCCGGACGGATCGCAGGTCAGCTTCCTGCGCGGCAAGGACAGCGACCGCAACCAGCTGGACCTGTGGACCTACGACATCGGCAGTGGCCAGACCCGGCTGCTGGTCGATTCCAAGGTGGTGCTGCCCGGCACCGAGACCCTCAGTGATGAGGAAAAGGCGCGCCGCGAGCGCCAGCGCATCGCCGCGATGACCGGCATCGTCGATTACCAGTGGTCGCCGGACGCGCAGCGCCTGCTGTTCCCGCTGGGCGGCGAGCTGTACCTGTACGACCTCAAGCAGCAGGGTCAGGCGGCGGTACGCCAGCTGACCCACGGTGAAGGTTTCGCCACCGATGCCAAGCTGTCGCCCAAGGGCGGCTTCGTCAGCTTCATCCGCGGCCGCAACCTGTGGGTGATCGACCTGGCCAGCGACAAGCAGCTGCAGCTGACCCGCGACGGCAGCACCACTATCGGCAACGGCGTGGCCGAATTCGTCGCCGACGAGGAAATGGACCGCCACACCGGATACTGGTGGGCGCCGGATGATTCTGCGATCGCCTTTGCCCGCATCGACGAATCGCCGGTACCGGTGCAGAAGCGCTACGAGGTCTATGCCGACCGCACTGATGTGATTGAACAGCGTTACCCGGCCGCCGGCGATGCCAACGTGCGCGTGCAGCTGGGCGTGATCGCACCGGCCGCCGATGCGCAGCCGCGCTGGGTCGACCTCGGCAAGGAACAGGACATCTACCTGGCCCGCGTCGACTGGCGCGATGCGCAGCACCTGAGTTTCCAGCGCCAGTCGCGTGACCAGAAGCAGCTGGACCTGGTGGAAGTGGCGCTCGATTCCAACCGCCAGCGCGTGCTCGCCCACGAGACCAGCCCGACCTGGGTGCCGCTGCACAACAGCCTGCGCTTCCTCGACGACGGCAGCGTGCTGTGGTCGTCCGAACGCACCGGCTTCCAGCACCTGTACCGCATCGACAGCAAGGGCAAGGCCACTGCACTGACCCACGGCAACTGGCCGGTGGACGAACTGCTGGCAGTCGATGAGAAGGCCGGCAAGGCCTACTTCCGCGCTGGCATCGAAACCTCGCGCGAAAGCCAGATCTACGCAGTGTCGCTGCAGGGCGGCGAGCCGCAGCGCCTGTCGAAGGCGCCGGGCATGCACAGCGCCAGCTTTGCGCGCAACGCCAGCGTCTACGTCGACAGCTGGTCCAACAGCAGCACGCCGCCGCAGATCGAACTGTTCCGCGCCAACGGCGAGAAGATCGCCACGCTGGTCGAGAACGACCTGACCGATCCCAAGCACCCGTATGCGCGCTACCGCGATGCGCAGCGCCCGGTCGAGTTCGGCACGTTGATGGCTGCCGACGGCAAGACCCCGTTGAACTACAGCCTGATCAAGCCGGCCGGCTTCGATCCGTCCAAGCGCTACCCGGTGGCGGTGTATGTCTACGGCGGCCCGGCCAGCCAGACCGTCACCGACAGCTGGCCCGGCCGCGGCGACCATCTGTTCAACCAGTACCTGGCCCAGCAGGGCTACGTGGTGTTCTCGCTGGACAACCGTGGCACCCCGCGCCGTGGCCGCGACTTCGGCGGTGCGCTGTACGGCAAGCAGGGTACGGTGGAAGTGACCGACCAGCTGCGTGGCGTGGCCTGGCTGAAGCAGCAGCCATGGGTGGACCCGGCGCGCATCGGCGTGCAGGGCTGGTCGAATGGCGGCTACATGACCCTGATGCTGCTGGCCAAGGCCTCCGACAGCTACGCCTGTGGCGTGGCCGGTGCGCCGGTGACCGACTGGGGCCTGTACGACAGCCACTACACCGAGCGCTACATGGACCTGCCGGCGCGCAATGAAGCCGGCTACCGCGAAGCGCGCGTGCTGACCCATATCGATGGCCTGCGTTCGCCGCTGCTGCTGATCCACGGCATGGCGGACGACAACGTACTGTTCACCAATTCGACCAGCCTGATGAGCGCGCTGCAGAAGCGTGCCCAGCCGTTCGAACTGATGACCTACCCGGGTGCCAAGCATGGCCTGTCCGGCGCCGATGCACTGCATCGCTACCGCGTGGCCGAAGCCTTCCTGGGACGTTGCCTGAAACCCTGA